In Topomyia yanbarensis strain Yona2022 chromosome 2, ASM3024719v1, whole genome shotgun sequence, one DNA window encodes the following:
- the LOC131678775 gene encoding uncharacterized protein LOC131678775 codes for MAATPDRLNNSKNRIQSPRTPTSPSDTTVGASRVKDAVEKCIDLYQKWRITTQKGAQYCNAIESIEKGVLEPKAKNCNPYPANLELYCKNLAILNGILEEVVNDLDMIVQQQQVLELVMKGELVGRSWSMEYVLDALRRILQSFRSELVLRKVVTENIGHGCSVQELALHVAFWEQLSNQNENMNLLVKMLHSELNIPLTS; via the exons ATGGCTGCCACACCGGATCGTCTAAACAACTCCAAAAACCGAATCCAATCACCTCGCACACCAACATCCCCATCGGACACGACAGTTGGAGCATCCCGggttaag GACGCGGTGGAAAAATGTATCGATTTGTATCAAAAATGGCGGATTACCACCCAGAAGGGAGCTCAGTACTGCAATGCTATCGAATCGATCGAAAAAGGAGTCTTGGAACCCAAAGCGAAGAATTGCAACCCGTATCCGGCGAACTTGGAGCTGTACTGTAAAAACTTGGCTATTCTGAATGGTATTCTGGAGGAAGTGGTCAACGATCTTGATATGATCGTTCAACAACAGCAGGTACTAGAGCTGGTGATGAAAGGTGAATTGGTTGGAAGGAGCTGGAGCATGGAGTACGTGTTGGATGCACTACGAAGGATACTACAATCGTTCAGATCTGAACTTGTTCTGAGAAAGGTAGTTACTG AGAACATTGGTCACGGCTGCAGTGTCCAAGAGCTGGCTCTTCATGTGGCATTCTGGGAACAACTATCCAACCAAAACGAAAATATGAATCTACTCGTGAAGATGTTGCACTCTGAGCTCAATATACCGCTTACATCATAA